In Oceanispirochaeta sp. M1, the DNA window TAATAACCCAGAGCGCTGATACTGACCCCTTTTGCCCGGCATTTTTCCTGAATACGGCTAATCTCTTCATCATTCAGGGTATCCATATCAATATGGGAAATTCCTGCATATCTTCGTTCGGCCTTTCCTTTGGGCCAGCACATTACTTCGACACAGGAGTAACCGATTTCTGAGGCCTTATCTATTACAGCATCAAAATTTAAATCTGGTACGATGGCAGATGCAAATCCTAATTCAATCATTTTATCCTTCCTTTATTTATTGATTTTTATCCATCTGGATTCCCGGGCACTCTTTAATATTGCATCACAAAGAAGCATTTCTTTATGACCGTCTTTAAAGCTGGGGTGAGGAACGGGGGGATTATTCTCGAGTATGGCATCATAAAAAGCCTTAAAGCACTGCTTATGACTATCAGGAAAACCTTCTGCATGACCTCCGGGATAGCTGGTAAAGTAATTAGCTTCTTCTGACTGTAGAGCGGGATTTTTGATCAACCTACTGTTCATCTCATCTCTTTTACCGATCCAGAGACTGTTGGGAGACTCGCCATTCCATGCGATTGTCTCTTCAGCACCGCAGATTTCATAGCTGATCCTGTTTTTTCTTCCTGCCGCAACCTGAGAAACCCTGAGACTTCCGCGACTGCCGTCGGTGAAGCGGATAAGCACATTTCCACCGTCTTCCGTATCAATCTGAACTTCTTCAAGGTTTGATGCTTTTTTATTGGAGAATGTTTCCACTTCTCCCACAGGACGCTCTCGGACAGGATGAATTGTATATAGATCCGCGCAGACAGAATCGATTGTTTTGCCTGTTATGAAACAGATCAAATCCAGCCAATGTGTACCGATATCGCCGATAGCCCTGAGAGGGCCGCTGACATCGGATAGTACGCGCCAGTTGTAATCAGTCTTCTCCAGAAGCCAATCCTGCACATAGGCGCCATAGATTTCATGGATAGCTCCCATTTTTCCGGCGCGGATTTTTGATTCGATGTTAAGGGGATAATAACGAATGTTGTAGTTCACCCCGGTGATCAAACCGCTGTCTGAAGCTATTTCAACCAGGCGGGCCGATTCAGATGAGTTCATGGTCAGTGGTTTTTCACACATCACATGTTTACCGCTTCCCAGGCATCTTTTTGTCTGTTCAAAATGAAATTTATTGGGAGATGTAATATGGACAGCGCCAATTTCATCATCCTTAAGAAGATCATCCAGAGAATCATATCCTACCCCGAGTCCCAGGGCTTCAGCGGCTTTTTTTGACTTTTCAGGACTGCTTCCCAATACACCTTTGATCGTTATTCCCAAACGTCTCAATGCCTCTATATGAACGGGACCTATAAATCCGCATCCTATTACCGCTACGCTTTTATCATAAGTCATAGTTGATGATCTCCTTAATAAAATTACTCATTTACTTTCAATTACCGGCTCTTTATATTACTGGCGCAGCTTGGTTTCCCGTGCATAGGCAGTCAATAGAACCAGGAGTGTTATTCCCATAACAATTTCTCTTCCCCACGGTGGAATGCTCTGAACAGTCAGAAAGCTCTCGAGAAACTGCAGCAGAATACAACCGACAGCCACGCCTAGGTAACCGCCTTTCCCACCCGCAAGAGAGACCCCTCCCACCACAACTGCAACAACAGAAGAGAGATTATATTTATTTCCAAGAGAGATATTATAGATTGATCCCAGATATCCCAGGTACAGGAATCCGGCTAGACCGGCAAGCATGGAACTCAGTCCATATGTGAGGATTCTGATCCATTTGACATTCACTCCCGACAAACGTGCTGCTTTACTGTTGCTGCCCATAGTGTACAGGCTCATTCCAAACTGCGAATTTCTCTGAAACAAAATGAACAGGATGGTAAATAGAATCCAGATATAAACAATACCGGGGATGCCCAGAAAACGCCCTGTGACGACCATAAGCATAAAAGGGGTTGCCCCTTTTACAGCAAGTCCCCCCGTTATAAAACGACTGATCGATTCAACAACAATCCCCATACTGAGAGTCATAATAAGAGGGGGAATTCCAATAAGAGTCACTCCGATGCCGTTCAGTAGACCAACAGAAAATGTAGCTATCATAACCACCGCAAAAGCCGTAAGAACACCTGAATCCATACCATTGGCTATGGCTCCGCCTATAATGGCTCCCAGAGTAACAACTTTACCAACAGAAAGATCAATCCCTCCCTCTCCGGATAGGACTACCAGGTTCTGCCCGGCGGCTACGATTCCCAGGAATGAAGCAACAGTCAGCATATTAATAATCTGAGAAAAACTTGCAAATCCGGGAGCTCTCATCTCGCCGATGATCAGCAGAAGAACTGCGATGCCGGCGGCTATGACTGTAGGATTTTTAAGTCTGGATAATATATTATTAGAACTCATTTATCTCTCCTGCTCAAAGACCGAGCCAGCAAAGATCCGAAGGATAGAGCAAGAATAATAATGACTCCCTGCATCAACTGCTGGTATTTAACATCTATACCATAGAAAAAAATGACATCATTTATCAGGCGGGTTATGACTCCACCAAAAAGACTTCCAATAGGGCTTCCGAATCCTCCTGAAAGACTCGCTCCTCCGATGGCAGCGGAGCTGATGGCTTCAAGTTCATAGCCCGTACCCGCAAGAGGACTCCCTGAAATAGTCTCGCCGATAATGGCCAGGGTTGCCAGAGAAGTAAAAAATCCGCAGATCCCGTATGCCATGACTTTTTTTGAATTTACATTAACACCGGACTCAAAGGCGGCCATTGTAGATCCTCCAACAGCTTTGAGTTCTGTGACCGTCCCTCTCTTCAGCAGAAAGACATACAGAAGT includes these proteins:
- a CDS encoding ABC transporter permease, producing MSSNNILSRLKNPTVIAAGIAVLLLIIGEMRAPGFASFSQIINMLTVASFLGIVAAGQNLVVLSGEGGIDLSVGKVVTLGAIIGGAIANGMDSGVLTAFAVVMIATFSVGLLNGIGVTLIGIPPLIMTLSMGIVVESISRFITGGLAVKGATPFMLMVVTGRFLGIPGIVYIWILFTILFILFQRNSQFGMSLYTMGSNSKAARLSGVNVKWIRILTYGLSSMLAGLAGFLYLGYLGSIYNISLGNKYNLSSVVAVVVGGVSLAGGKGGYLGVAVGCILLQFLESFLTVQSIPPWGREIVMGITLLVLLTAYARETKLRQ
- a CDS encoding Gfo/Idh/MocA family protein, which gives rise to MTYDKSVAVIGCGFIGPVHIEALRRLGITIKGVLGSSPEKSKKAAEALGLGVGYDSLDDLLKDDEIGAVHITSPNKFHFEQTKRCLGSGKHVMCEKPLTMNSSESARLVEIASDSGLITGVNYNIRYYPLNIESKIRAGKMGAIHEIYGAYVQDWLLEKTDYNWRVLSDVSGPLRAIGDIGTHWLDLICFITGKTIDSVCADLYTIHPVRERPVGEVETFSNKKASNLEEVQIDTEDGGNVLIRFTDGSRGSLRVSQVAAGRKNRISYEICGAEETIAWNGESPNSLWIGKRDEMNSRLIKNPALQSEEANYFTSYPGGHAEGFPDSHKQCFKAFYDAILENNPPVPHPSFKDGHKEMLLCDAILKSARESRWIKINK